A genomic stretch from Desulforegula conservatrix Mb1Pa includes:
- a CDS encoding phage tail protein has protein sequence MQKYFSIMTSIGLAKYAQALVDGVGIEITHMAVGDGNGLFVEPWEGMTSLAHEVWRGEVNRIALSEENPNWITIEGKIPLDVGGWWIREVGLFDSAGDLVAVSNYPPTEKPVLADGAGQDLYIRLPLAVENTSAITLTIEPSVVMASRQYVDSITEVLAETVKAGLRRAFFYTNTM, from the coding sequence ATGCAAAAATATTTTTCGATCATGACAAGCATAGGCTTGGCCAAGTATGCACAGGCACTGGTCGACGGTGTTGGTATTGAAATAACCCACATGGCTGTAGGAGACGGGAATGGACTGTTTGTCGAACCATGGGAGGGGATGACAAGCCTGGCGCACGAAGTATGGCGTGGTGAGGTCAACAGAATCGCCCTGTCAGAGGAAAATCCAAACTGGATTACCATTGAGGGTAAGATTCCTTTGGATGTTGGCGGATGGTGGATAAGGGAAGTCGGTCTCTTTGATTCTGCCGGAGATCTTGTGGCAGTTTCCAACTATCCGCCCACAGAAAAACCTGTACTTGCGGATGGAGCTGGCCAGGATCTCTACATCAGGCTGCCGCTCGCAGTTGAGAATACATCAGCTATCACACTGACTATAGAACCATCTGTTGTCATGGCATCCAGGCAATATGTGGACAGCATCACAGAGGTGCTTGCCGAAACTGTGAAGGCCGGGCTTCGAAGAGCCTTCTTCTACACAAACACAATGTAG
- a CDS encoding phage tail protein codes for MSIFWDYFKNGLKYALIWRPGPLATVAQGAADVLDTARASVLWIRDQFLPDRCEEENLEGFAASRGIVRAAYETDDQYYSRVRLAWHWYVLGGRESGVRRIVADACGIDTVEIINLRDIDPVRWAEFRVRINNIQGDMLTKLPTMTWAINEVKPARSKLAGYELVLHLETAPLWIGYTGPVTGAVTTVYPMIATEITLEPVVLMSSAAIHTGSDTIIYPKEST; via the coding sequence ATGAGTATATTCTGGGATTATTTCAAAAACGGTTTGAAATATGCGCTGATCTGGCGTCCTGGGCCTCTGGCCACTGTTGCCCAAGGGGCTGCTGATGTTCTGGATACAGCAAGGGCGTCTGTGCTCTGGATTCGTGATCAGTTTCTGCCTGACAGGTGCGAGGAAGAGAATCTTGAGGGGTTCGCGGCATCGAGGGGGATTGTTCGCGCCGCTTATGAAACAGATGATCAGTATTACAGCCGGGTAAGGCTGGCCTGGCACTGGTACGTTCTTGGCGGCAGGGAAAGCGGAGTCAGGCGCATAGTCGCGGACGCCTGCGGCATAGACACCGTGGAGATCATCAATCTCAGGGATATTGATCCGGTACGCTGGGCTGAATTCCGGGTGAGGATCAATAATATCCAGGGTGACATGCTCACCAAGCTGCCCACAATGACCTGGGCCATCAATGAGGTGAAACCGGCGCGATCAAAGCTGGCTGGTTATGAACTGGTTCTGCATCTTGAAACTGCTCCTTTGTGGATCGGATACACAGGGCCAGTGACTGGAGCTGTGACGACGGTTTATCCAATGATTGCCACGGAAATAACACTTGAGCCAGTGGTTTTAATGTCTTCCGCAGCAATACATACAGGCTCTGACACCATCATATATCCGAAGGAATCTACTTAG